A window of the Procambarus clarkii isolate CNS0578487 chromosome 79, FALCON_Pclarkii_2.0, whole genome shotgun sequence genome harbors these coding sequences:
- the LOC138357638 gene encoding NADH-ubiquinone oxidoreductase chain 5-like, with amino-acid sequence MNELLIAPSICIMSRDECVIKISVQREYRVMSVSSRSVSNYICISVYLYICIFVYLYICISVYLYISIFVYQYICISVYLYICIFVYQYICISVYLYISIFVYLYICISVYLYICIFVYLYICISVYLYICIFVYLYICISVYLYICIFVYLYICISVYLYISIFVYQYICISVYLYICIFVYLYICISVYLYICIFVYLYICISVYLYICIFVYLYICISVYLYISIFVYLYICISVYLYICIFVYLYICISVYLYISIFVYQYICISVYLYICIFVYLYICISVYLYICIFVYLYICISVYLYICIFVYLYICISVYLYISIFVYLYICISVYLYICIFVYLYICISVYLYISIFVYQYICISVYLYICIFVYLYICISVYLYICIFVYLYICISVYLYISIFVYQYICISVYLYICIFVYLYICISVYLYISIFVYQYICISVYLYICIFVYLYICISVYLYICIFVYLYICISVYLYISIFVYQYICISVYLYICIFVYLYICISVYLYISIFVYQYICISVYLYICIFVYQYICISVYLYISIFVYQYICISAVFPYHLRACN; translated from the coding sequence TATATTTGTATATCTGTATATTTGTATATCTGTATATTTGTATATCTGTATATTTGTATATCAGTATATTTGTATATCAGTATATTTGTATATCAGTATATTTGTATATCTGTATATTTGTATATCTGTATATTTGTATATCAGTATATTTGTATATCAGTATATTTGTATATCAGTATATTTGTATATCTGTATATTTGTATATCTGTATATTTGTATATCTGTATATTTGTATATCTGTATATTTGTATATCAGTATATTTGTATATCTGTATATTTGTATATCTGTATATTTGTATATCAGTATATTTGTATATCTGTATATTTGTATATCTGTATATTTGTATATCAGTATATTTGTATATCAGTATATTTGTATATCAGTATATTTGTATATCTGTATATTTGTATATCTGTATATTTGTATATCTGTATATTTGTATATCAGTATATTTGTATATCTGTATATTTGTATATCTGTATATTTGTATATCTGTATATTTGTATATCTGTATATTTGTATATCTGTATATTTGTATATCAGTATATTTGTATATCAGTATATTTGTATATCTGTATATTTGTATATCTGTATATTTGTATATCTGTATATTTGTATATCTGTATATTTGTATATCAGTATATTTGTATATCAGTATATTTGTATATCAGTATATTTGTATATCTGTATATTTGTATATCTGTATATTTGTATATCTGTATATTTGTATATCTGTATATTTGTATATCTGTATATTTGTATATCTGTATATTTGTATATCTGTATATTTGTATATCTGTATATTTGTATATCTGTATATTTGTATATCAGTATATTTGTATATCAGTATATTTGTATATCTGTATATTTGTATATCTGTATATTTGTATATCTGTATATTTGTATATCTGTATATTTGTATATCAGTATATTTGTATATCAGTATATTTGTATATCAGTATATTTGTATATCTGTATATTTGTATATCTGTATATTTGTATATCTGTATATTTGTATATCTGTATATTTGTATATCTGTATATTTGTATATCTGTATATTTGTATATCTGTATATTTGTATATCAGTATATTTGTATATCAGTATATTTGTATATCTGTATATTTGTATATCTGTATATTTGTATATCTGTATATTTGTATATCTGTATATTTGTATATCAGTATATTTGTATATCAGTATATTTGTATATCAGTATATTTGTATATCTGTATATTTGTATATCTGTATATTTGTATATCTGTATATTTGTATATCTGTATATTTGTATATCTGTATATTTGTATATCAGTATATTTGTATATCAGTATATTTGTATATCAGTATATTTGTATATCTGTATATTTGTATATCTGTATATTTGTATATCTGTATATTTGTATATCTGTATATTTGTATATCAGTATATTTGTATATCAGTATATTTGTATATCTGTATATTTGTATATCTGTATATTTGTATATCAGTATATTTGTATATCAGTATATTTGTATATCAGTATATTTGTATATCAGTATATTTGTATATCTGCTGTATTTCCATATCACCTCAGAGCATGTAACTAG